The Arthrobacter burdickii genomic interval GACAGCACGATGGCCAGGGCTGCGGAGAGCTGCTCGCGGTCGCCGGAGACCGTCACGGCGTGGTCCGGCAGCGCGGAGTCCAGCGTGATGCCGCCGGCCGAGGCCTGCAGCACGGCGCGGCCCGTCAGCTGCGAGACGAGGTGGACGAGATCGACGGGGCCGTGCTCGGATGCGTCCGTGTCCCGCGAGGAGACCGCCGAGATGTGCTCGATGAGCTCGCTCAGCTTCGCGGTGTTGCGCTCGACGGCCTGGAGCATGGTGCTGGCTTCCGGCGGCAGCTCGCCGCCGACGCCGTCGAGGATCATCTCGAGATACCCGGCGATCGATGCCAGCGGGGTCCTCAGCTCGTGGTTCACGGTCCCCACGAAGTCGCTCTTCGCCTGGTTGAGGGCGCTCAGTTTGCGGACGGCCTGCTGCTGCCGGGAGATGAGCTGCGCCTGGATCAGTCCGTGGGCGAGGTTGCCGAGGACATGCTGCGTCAGCGCGCTCTCCACGCCGGACCAGGCGAGCGGCGTCTCCTCGCTGATGATCCAGAGCAGGCCGAACGGGGTGTCCCCCTCACCGAGCGCTGCGACGACTCCGCTGACCGTGCTGCCGTTGCCCGCGCGGTCGCACAGCCACGCGGGAGCCTCGACGTCCCGCACTGCGGGGACGGCTACACCGGTGCTGAACCTCGCACTCGAGGACTCCTCCCAGAGCCTCAGCGCGAGGGCGAGGGAGGCGTCCTGGTGGACGCGCAGCGGGGCGGCGAGGGGCGGACGTCTGTCGCTGGTCCAGGTGCTGCTCCGGGCGGCGACGCGCTCGTCATCGAAGATCTGCAGCACGAGGTGGTGTGCGCCGAGCGCCCGTCCGACGGCCGGGAGGAACTGGTCCACCATCGCCGCCGGATCGTTCGTCGCCCGGATCCTGGCGGAGATCCGCCTCATCTCCTCGCGCAGGCGGGCCGAGGACGTCCTCTGCTGCTGGTGGCGCTGCTGCCGGGCGACCGCTGCGTGCGTGCGGTGCAGCAGTTCGGCGGGAGTGACCGGGCGGAAGACGACGTCCGCCACGTACGGTGTCACCGCGTCCGGCAGGGCGTGGGTACCGGCTTCGGGCAGCAGGAGGATCACGGGCAGGCGGGCGAGCTGGGGGTGCTCCGCGACGAGGTCGGCCAGCGACCCTGCGTAGGCGAGCGCCGTCTCCAGGTCCACGAGCAGCACATCCGGTCGCGCCGCGAGC includes:
- a CDS encoding sensor histidine kinase, with translation MAQEARAGVRGEASAVVASPSAEDCAGLQRILAAGGYPSRAATTPEALLDEVLAARPDVLLVDLETALAYAGSLADLVAEHPQLARLPVILLLPEAGTHALPDAVTPYVADVVFRPVTPAELLHRTHAAVARQQRHQQQRTSSARLREEMRRISARIRATNDPAAMVDQFLPAVGRALGAHHLVLQIFDDERVAARSSTWTSDRRPPLAAPLRVHQDASLALALRLWEESSSARFSTGVAVPAVRDVEAPAWLCDRAGNGSTVSGVVAALGEGDTPFGLLWIISEETPLAWSGVESALTQHVLGNLAHGLIQAQLISRQQQAVRKLSALNQAKSDFVGTVNHELRTPLASIAGYLEMILDGVGGELPPEASTMLQAVERNTAKLSELIEHISAVSSRDTDASEHGPVDLVHLVSQLTGRAVLQASAGGITLDSALPDHAVTVSGDREQLSAALAIVLSNAIKFTPEDGTVFVGLTHEPDEGHVVVVVRDTGIGIPPDDLPRLFESFHRAANANQVLPGVGLGLSIAKKTFEAHRGTITIESSLGVGTAVAITLPLLNHAPVG